A single genomic interval of Streptomyces sp. BA2 harbors:
- a CDS encoding DUF6851 domain-containing protein, with translation MTNLRRLRSRRLGGVVAVATALVLVGSLNSAAPAAPRKAAAIDLDNGNALIEVVYPKFQRISREQSSGRSVSLTVDHAILIEMPWFDAIAPYHPTAKGIFSDLGRRPKEEQTTRNKNIAVIYSAFTSLNEVLPQYKSRWLEMMESAGLDPNDTKEDPTTPSGIGILAAKSAMAARAGDGSNRDGDKDGRKYNRQPYADYTGYKPVNTVDELRNPSRWQPNVTSTNNVLRSQQFATPHYGRVKPFSYESPTRFKVSAPAKSNHRNQKAYKRQVDEVLKASANLDDRQKMSAELFNDKVITFGAVAGTPVVTGGKYSTEKMVQYITTSDVAFVDATIATWHFKRKYDSVRPFSAIRHVYGDKKITAWGGPRKGTVSDITGNEWQSYLNTNSADHPEYPSVTASLCLAFAQQVRRFTGTDKIDIAVPVAKGSSLVEPGVTPASDGTLRWSNWTDFADDCGQSRVWAGENFPSAIEASRQYAPEIGDLSYNFVQRKLSGN, from the coding sequence GTGACGAATTTGAGGCGGCTGCGAAGTCGGCGCCTGGGAGGCGTGGTGGCAGTCGCCACCGCGCTGGTCCTGGTGGGATCGCTGAACAGTGCCGCGCCGGCCGCCCCGCGGAAGGCGGCTGCCATCGACCTCGATAACGGGAACGCCCTGATCGAAGTCGTCTATCCGAAGTTCCAGCGGATCTCCCGCGAGCAGAGCTCCGGCCGTTCCGTGTCGTTGACCGTGGACCACGCCATTCTGATTGAAATGCCATGGTTTGACGCCATAGCTCCGTACCACCCGACGGCGAAGGGGATCTTCTCGGACCTCGGCCGCAGGCCGAAGGAAGAACAGACGACGCGCAACAAGAACATCGCCGTCATCTACTCCGCCTTCACCTCGCTCAACGAGGTACTCCCGCAGTACAAGTCGCGATGGCTGGAGATGATGGAGTCGGCCGGTCTCGACCCGAACGACACCAAGGAGGACCCGACCACTCCGAGCGGCATCGGCATCCTCGCCGCCAAGAGCGCCATGGCGGCACGAGCGGGCGACGGCTCCAACCGTGACGGCGACAAGGACGGCCGTAAGTACAACCGCCAGCCCTACGCCGACTACACGGGCTACAAACCGGTCAACACCGTGGACGAGCTCCGCAACCCGTCGCGCTGGCAGCCCAACGTGACCTCCACGAACAACGTCCTCAGGTCCCAGCAGTTCGCGACGCCCCACTACGGCCGCGTGAAGCCGTTCTCGTACGAGAGCCCCACACGGTTCAAGGTCTCTGCGCCGGCCAAGAGCAACCACCGCAATCAGAAGGCCTACAAGCGTCAGGTCGACGAGGTCCTCAAGGCGTCGGCGAACCTGGACGACCGCCAGAAGATGAGCGCCGAGCTCTTCAACGACAAGGTCATCACCTTCGGAGCCGTCGCCGGTACCCCGGTGGTCACCGGGGGCAAGTACAGCACCGAGAAGATGGTGCAGTACATCACCACTTCGGACGTCGCCTTTGTCGATGCCACCATCGCCACCTGGCACTTCAAGCGCAAGTACGACTCGGTGCGGCCGTTCAGCGCGATCCGCCACGTGTACGGGGACAAGAAGATTACGGCGTGGGGCGGGCCCCGAAAGGGCACCGTCAGTGACATCACCGGAAATGAATGGCAGAGCTACCTGAACACGAACTCTGCCGACCACCCCGAGTATCCGTCCGTCACCGCCTCGCTCTGCCTTGCCTTCGCCCAGCAAGTGCGACGGTTCACCGGCACCGACAAAATCGACATCGCCGTCCCCGTCGCCAAGGGATCCTCCCTCGTCGAGCCGGGAGTCACCCCTGCCAGTGACGGCACGCTGCGCTGGAGCAACTGGACCGACTTTGCCGACGACTGCGGTCAGAGCAGGGTCTGGGCCGGTGAGAACTTCCCTTCCGCAATTGAGGCATCGCGGCAGTACGCACCGGAGATCGGCGACCTGAGTTACAACTTCGTCCAGCGCAAGCTGAGCGGCAACTGA
- a CDS encoding ParB/RepB/Spo0J family partition protein, producing the protein MWSNVESPVALNKTVSVSVPISSLIPGDSPRLAGENSEHVQLLAATQDLPPILVHQGTMRVIDGMHRLRAAQLRGDETISVTFFEGDDKEAFLLSVDSNIKHGLPLSLADREAAAFRILAEYRQWSDRAVAAAAGLSPTTVSAIRQRSFAPAERETGRVGRDGRVRPVDASAGRRRASEVIAMNPDAPLRAIAREAGVSVGTARDVRERLRAGQDPVLTSRHVCAKEREPSQNTRQSIDWRSVRGDLSRDPAVRYAENGRAFVRWVDGHLIDPVEWGALIDAVPPHWQGSVAELARSCAGAWLELARELEQRASPARP; encoded by the coding sequence ATGTGGAGCAATGTGGAGAGCCCGGTCGCATTGAACAAGACGGTCTCGGTTTCGGTGCCGATATCCTCGCTGATTCCCGGTGATTCACCTCGACTTGCCGGGGAGAATTCTGAGCACGTCCAACTCCTCGCCGCGACGCAGGACCTTCCGCCGATTCTCGTGCACCAGGGCACCATGCGGGTCATCGACGGAATGCACCGCCTGCGGGCCGCGCAGCTACGGGGCGACGAGACCATCTCCGTCACCTTCTTCGAAGGCGACGACAAAGAGGCCTTTCTGCTCTCTGTCGATTCCAATATCAAGCACGGTCTTCCGCTTTCACTCGCCGACCGTGAGGCGGCGGCCTTTCGCATCCTCGCGGAGTACCGGCAGTGGTCGGACCGGGCCGTCGCGGCTGCCGCCGGTCTTTCTCCGACGACGGTGAGCGCGATCCGGCAGCGTTCCTTCGCCCCTGCCGAGCGGGAGACCGGCCGCGTGGGGCGTGACGGGCGCGTCCGCCCCGTGGACGCTTCCGCCGGCAGACGCCGGGCGAGCGAGGTGATCGCCATGAACCCCGACGCGCCGCTGCGGGCCATCGCCAGGGAGGCCGGGGTCTCGGTGGGTACGGCGCGAGACGTGCGGGAACGCCTGCGCGCGGGCCAGGACCCGGTGTTGACGTCTCGGCACGTCTGCGCCAAGGAGCGCGAGCCGTCGCAGAACACCCGGCAGAGCATCGACTGGCGTTCGGTGCGGGGCGATCTGAGCCGGGACCCCGCGGTGCGGTACGCGGAAAACGGCCGCGCCTTCGTCCGCTGGGTCGACGGCCACCTCATCGATCCGGTCGAGTGGGGCGCGCTGATCGACGCCGTGCCACCGCACTGGCAAGGCTCTGTCGCCGAGTTGGCCCGGTCGTGCGCCGGAGCCTGGCTCGAGCTGGCGCGGGAGCTCGAGCAGAGGGCGAGCCCTGCGCGTCCTTAG
- a CDS encoding 3-deoxy-7-phosphoheptulonate synthase: MTRLGPWQDMPAAQQPDWRDHAGYREACEGLASAPPLVTAAEVRRLRRSLARLLTTEALLLQLGDCAESFYACEPRHTAQKLRVIDGLGDRFSELTGRSVMRVGRMGGQFAKPRSQATERHGALTIPSFQGHLINSEIASPLTRKADPRRMTWAYEASDKVQRAMRTHRQGGYRLPATEGPWSSHEALVIDYESHLVRRDPDTDDLYLASTHLPWVGERTRQPDHAHVALLSAVVNPVGCKIGPTADPDDVLRVCEALDPRREPGRLVLIPRMGAHRIQEALPPLVRRVANAGHPVVWLSDPMHGNTVKSRLGLKTRHLTDVITEALRFRDILAENRQHAAGLHIEVAADDVTECVGGTVENEEELRRHYTSLCDPRLNADQATELIEAWAKGTATGRS, from the coding sequence GTGACCCGGCTCGGGCCGTGGCAGGACATGCCGGCGGCCCAGCAACCGGACTGGCGCGATCACGCCGGATACCGCGAGGCCTGCGAGGGTCTCGCGTCGGCTCCGCCGCTCGTGACGGCCGCGGAGGTCCGGCGGCTGCGGCGATCGCTGGCGAGACTGCTGACGACCGAGGCCCTTCTGCTTCAACTGGGCGACTGCGCCGAGAGCTTCTACGCCTGCGAGCCTCGGCATACCGCGCAGAAGCTGCGGGTCATCGACGGTCTTGGCGACCGGTTCAGCGAACTCACCGGCCGCAGCGTCATGCGCGTCGGCCGTATGGGCGGACAGTTCGCCAAACCCCGCTCCCAGGCGACCGAACGCCACGGCGCACTGACCATTCCCTCGTTCCAGGGCCATCTGATCAATTCGGAGATCGCTTCACCGCTGACCCGGAAGGCCGACCCGCGGCGGATGACGTGGGCCTACGAGGCGAGCGACAAAGTGCAGCGTGCGATGCGGACCCACCGCCAGGGCGGCTACCGTCTCCCGGCGACGGAAGGGCCGTGGTCGAGCCACGAGGCCCTGGTGATCGACTACGAATCACACCTGGTCCGTCGCGACCCGGACACCGATGACCTGTACCTCGCCTCGACACACCTGCCATGGGTGGGGGAGCGCACACGCCAACCCGACCACGCGCATGTCGCCCTGCTCTCCGCCGTGGTCAACCCCGTGGGATGCAAGATCGGACCGACCGCGGACCCCGACGACGTACTGCGGGTGTGCGAGGCGCTCGATCCACGGCGAGAGCCCGGCCGACTCGTGCTGATACCGCGGATGGGCGCCCACCGGATTCAGGAGGCCCTGCCGCCCCTCGTCCGCCGTGTGGCGAACGCGGGACACCCGGTGGTCTGGCTGAGCGATCCCATGCACGGCAACACGGTCAAGTCACGGCTCGGCCTGAAGACACGTCATCTCACCGACGTGATCACCGAGGCGCTCCGGTTCCGCGACATCCTCGCGGAGAACCGGCAGCACGCGGCCGGGCTCCACATCGAGGTCGCGGCGGACGACGTGACGGAATGCGTCGGCGGAACAGTGGAGAACGAGGAAGAGCTGCGACGCCACTACACCTCGCTGTGCGATCCGAGGCTCAACGCCGACCAGGCCACCGAACTCATCGAAGCGTGGGCGAAGGGCACGGCGACGGGCCGCTCCTAA
- a CDS encoding FAD-dependent monooxygenase translates to MDPAPVLVVGAGPVGMVTALALARQGVHCVLVDRDFETSVHPKLDYVNSRSMEFFRQLGIADDVRAAGVEPEHPADVIWSTGLAGEPITTWDLPSVDEEWRRIAEHNDGTQPTEPGQRISQIDLEPVLRARCRREPLIDLRCGLRFDSLTQDDDGVTSRLVDVMTGDPVRVRSRYVIGCDGASSQVREAVGIGQEGFDVPGLPGAFMVHFKSRDLDTLHRHGRFWHYFAFRYIIIAQDEADTWTAHVNGMEPAEFDTPPADPAAFLRETMQADLKIDKVLLTSRWRPGFMIADRYRAGRVLLAGDSAHRMFPTGAYGMNTGIGDAIDAAWKTAALVKGFGGPRLLDSYEAERHPVGLRNMHTSHRHLGVHLEAGQLLRGGAPLEEVAALLEAERGENEYRGIELGYRYNDSPVVCHEDAPEPVWNPHEYTPTTWPGGRPPSLLLDDGKPIYDRFTPSFTLVDFVGDGGADALLDEAAAQGLPVSHSVVTDAGARKAWERDLVLLRPDHHVAWRGNNAEPNPADVVRRVRGAL, encoded by the coding sequence GTGGATCCGGCACCGGTTCTGGTCGTGGGCGCGGGCCCAGTCGGCATGGTCACCGCTCTGGCGCTCGCGCGCCAAGGCGTGCACTGCGTGCTCGTCGACCGAGACTTCGAGACGTCAGTTCACCCGAAGCTGGACTACGTCAACTCCCGCAGCATGGAGTTCTTCCGGCAACTCGGCATCGCTGACGACGTCAGGGCCGCCGGTGTCGAGCCGGAGCATCCGGCCGACGTGATCTGGTCGACCGGCCTCGCCGGCGAGCCGATCACCACGTGGGACCTTCCCTCGGTGGACGAGGAGTGGCGCCGCATCGCCGAGCACAACGACGGCACCCAGCCCACCGAGCCCGGCCAGCGGATCTCGCAGATCGACCTGGAGCCTGTCCTGCGGGCCCGCTGCCGACGCGAACCGCTCATCGATCTACGCTGCGGCCTGCGGTTCGATTCCCTCACCCAGGACGACGACGGGGTGACCAGCCGCCTTGTCGACGTGATGACCGGCGACCCGGTCCGGGTCCGCTCCCGGTACGTGATCGGTTGCGACGGGGCGTCCAGCCAGGTCCGCGAGGCGGTGGGCATCGGCCAGGAGGGCTTCGACGTACCCGGGTTGCCGGGCGCCTTCATGGTGCACTTCAAGAGCCGCGATCTGGACACCCTGCACCGGCACGGACGGTTCTGGCACTACTTCGCCTTCCGCTACATCATCATCGCCCAGGACGAGGCGGACACCTGGACCGCGCACGTCAACGGCATGGAGCCGGCCGAATTCGACACACCACCAGCCGATCCGGCGGCCTTCCTGCGCGAGACGATGCAGGCGGACCTGAAGATCGACAAGGTGCTCCTGACCTCTCGCTGGCGCCCCGGCTTCATGATCGCGGACCGCTACCGCGCCGGACGGGTCCTCCTCGCGGGCGACTCCGCCCACCGCATGTTCCCGACCGGTGCCTACGGCATGAACACGGGAATCGGCGACGCGATCGACGCGGCCTGGAAGACCGCCGCTCTCGTCAAGGGCTTCGGCGGCCCCCGCCTCCTCGACAGCTACGAGGCCGAACGCCACCCGGTGGGTCTGCGCAACATGCACACCTCGCACCGGCACCTCGGCGTGCACCTCGAGGCGGGTCAACTCCTGCGCGGGGGCGCTCCGCTGGAGGAAGTCGCCGCTCTTCTCGAAGCCGAGCGGGGCGAGAACGAGTACAGGGGTATCGAACTGGGCTACCGCTACAACGACTCGCCCGTCGTCTGCCACGAGGACGCACCCGAACCCGTGTGGAACCCCCATGAGTACACGCCGACGACCTGGCCAGGAGGCCGTCCGCCCAGTCTCCTCCTCGACGACGGGAAACCGATCTACGACCGCTTCACCCCGTCCTTCACGCTCGTCGACTTCGTGGGCGACGGCGGCGCCGACGCCCTCCTCGACGAGGCGGCCGCGCAGGGCCTGCCGGTCAGCCACAGCGTGGTGACCGACGCGGGCGCCCGGAAGGCATGGGAACGCGACCTTGTACTCCTCCGGCCCGACCACCATGTGGCCTGGCGCGGGAACAACGCAGAACCGAACCCGGCCGATGTGGTCCGGCGCGTACGAGGTGCCCTGTGA
- a CDS encoding solute symporter family protein: MSTVFLADPPPPVDNTWAAPGVAIPLTLAVAVLMYFLVKAARGSAQDPDEFLLAGRRIGPGQNAVALASAPIMYSTMFIITGHIALSGYDAVLLLTAFTMSMMLGVLVFASPVRNLGVRTLGDLFALRARERPARIASAVVMLLIYAMFTIISMAAVAFIFNRWFGLDSLVLLALMVLVVGLVTVVYVFVGGMRGVTRILVFKAVLAFAVVAVLTTLVLAKFNMNPISLLEQAEANAVTHKGGYDLLGPGRLFGEGSDRWIHLSKLFCIVVGVAAIPFLFMRNFAVTSGRDARKSAGWASMMVVAFYLCLSVVGLGAVAVLGGENIGVIKPHRDISLPKLADDLGGPVMVGTLAVIALLTIVGVFAALLINAVTAVTKDINVVRGRRLAPDAELKDIRRNVVIIGIASVIGGVVMLPVRTHIFIPTSIDVAGAAVLPAVVYALFWRRFNTSGLLWTVYGGIAVTMFMVVFSNGVSAEDDAIFPHADFKFVDIEPGLVSVPVAFLLGYIGTVISRERNDASFAEMQVRALTGATPAARKEAPPLSGADAREPQSRTPSEAH, translated from the coding sequence ATGAGTACCGTCTTTCTCGCCGACCCACCACCTCCGGTCGACAACACGTGGGCAGCGCCCGGGGTCGCGATACCCCTCACCCTCGCTGTCGCCGTGCTCATGTACTTCCTGGTGAAGGCGGCGCGCGGCAGTGCACAGGACCCGGACGAGTTCCTGCTCGCCGGCCGGAGGATCGGCCCCGGTCAGAACGCCGTCGCGCTGGCCTCCGCGCCCATCATGTACTCGACCATGTTCATCATCACCGGTCACATCGCGCTGAGCGGCTACGACGCCGTACTCCTGCTGACGGCCTTCACGATGTCCATGATGCTCGGGGTGCTGGTGTTCGCCTCGCCCGTACGCAACTTGGGCGTGCGCACGCTGGGTGACCTGTTCGCGCTGCGGGCCCGTGAACGCCCGGCGCGGATCGCGTCGGCCGTCGTCATGCTGCTGATCTACGCCATGTTCACGATCATCAGCATGGCCGCGGTCGCCTTCATCTTCAACCGGTGGTTCGGTCTCGACTCGCTCGTGCTCCTGGCCCTCATGGTCCTGGTCGTCGGCCTGGTCACCGTGGTGTACGTGTTCGTGGGCGGGATGCGCGGAGTCACCCGGATCCTGGTGTTCAAGGCCGTGCTCGCGTTCGCCGTCGTGGCGGTGCTGACCACGCTGGTCCTCGCCAAGTTCAACATGAACCCCATCAGCCTGCTCGAACAGGCCGAGGCCAACGCCGTGACGCACAAGGGCGGTTACGACCTCCTGGGCCCCGGACGCCTCTTCGGTGAGGGCTCCGACCGGTGGATCCACCTGTCGAAGCTCTTCTGCATCGTCGTCGGGGTCGCGGCCATCCCGTTCCTCTTCATGCGCAACTTCGCGGTGACCAGCGGACGGGACGCGCGGAAGTCGGCCGGCTGGGCGTCGATGATGGTCGTGGCGTTCTATCTGTGCCTGTCCGTCGTAGGGCTCGGCGCCGTCGCGGTACTCGGCGGAGAGAACATCGGTGTGATCAAGCCCCACCGTGACATCAGCCTGCCCAAGCTCGCGGACGACCTCGGCGGGCCGGTCATGGTCGGCACGCTCGCCGTGATCGCCCTCCTGACCATCGTCGGAGTCTTCGCGGCGCTGCTGATCAACGCGGTGACGGCCGTCACCAAGGACATCAATGTGGTGCGTGGCCGGCGGTTGGCCCCGGACGCCGAGCTGAAGGACATCCGGCGCAACGTGGTGATCATCGGCATCGCCTCCGTCATCGGCGGTGTCGTGATGCTGCCGGTGCGCACCCACATCTTCATCCCGACATCCATCGACGTGGCGGGCGCCGCGGTCCTGCCCGCGGTCGTCTACGCGCTGTTCTGGCGGCGCTTCAACACCTCAGGACTGCTGTGGACGGTCTACGGCGGAATCGCCGTGACCATGTTCATGGTCGTGTTCTCCAACGGAGTGTCGGCCGAGGACGACGCGATCTTCCCCCATGCCGACTTCAAGTTCGTGGACATCGAACCCGGCCTCGTCTCGGTGCCCGTCGCCTTCCTGCTGGGCTACATCGGCACGGTGATCAGCAGGGAGCGCAACGACGCAAGCTTCGCCGAGATGCAGGTACGGGCCCTCACGGGCGCCACACCTGCCGCGCGCAAGGAAGCCCCGCCCCTCAGTGGCGCGGACGCGCGTGAACCGCAGAGCCGCACGCCCAGCGAAGCGCACTGA
- a CDS encoding DUF485 domain-containing protein — translation MGTMNSPANVDRYVAVHDSAQFKALRRQSNAFILWASVIFFGWWFLGCVLATFVPEFFRQGLGGPMNVGLLFVLLSFAFVVTISAVYLRFARTRLDPLSEQIRADLEGDLR, via the coding sequence ATGGGCACGATGAACTCGCCAGCGAATGTTGACCGCTATGTCGCCGTACATGACAGCGCTCAGTTCAAGGCCCTGCGTCGACAATCGAATGCCTTCATCCTCTGGGCGAGTGTCATCTTCTTCGGGTGGTGGTTCCTCGGGTGTGTGCTCGCCACCTTCGTACCGGAGTTCTTCCGGCAAGGGCTCGGCGGCCCCATGAACGTGGGCCTGCTGTTCGTCCTGCTGTCCTTCGCCTTCGTGGTGACGATCTCCGCGGTGTATCTGCGATTCGCCCGTACGCGGCTGGATCCCCTCAGTGAGCAGATCCGGGCGGACCTGGAAGGAGATCTCCGATGA
- a CDS encoding DUF6081 family protein yields the protein MTSAPEKNAWTYDGFTGGELDPARWRIMAINGADGERHQYRDRNARTRTGDGRFELTVNPFSRFHDTDPRQNNAKQMYQSVRRFPVPAAGELTFEVDMAVRTYGQIPHDPLDAFGTVNLFDLETGVVLNAAATNDTLYALVERLVIPGVTRPHEHYVHRVVLEVPTEPGREHRYAITYRADTSQAEFHVDGRLAYWARLPVPVAGFNAGMGLFSARDLSRYARAEREHGQGATGRWGPWQITTGVR from the coding sequence ATGACTTCGGCACCGGAGAAGAACGCGTGGACGTACGACGGTTTCACGGGCGGCGAGCTCGATCCCGCCCGCTGGAGAATCATGGCGATAAACGGGGCCGACGGAGAACGCCACCAGTACCGGGACCGCAACGCGCGGACGCGTACCGGTGACGGACGGTTCGAGCTGACCGTCAACCCGTTCAGCCGCTTCCACGACACGGACCCGAGGCAGAACAACGCCAAGCAGATGTATCAGTCCGTGCGGCGCTTCCCCGTGCCGGCGGCGGGAGAGCTGACCTTCGAGGTCGACATGGCGGTGCGGACCTACGGCCAGATCCCCCATGACCCGCTGGACGCCTTCGGCACGGTGAACCTCTTCGACCTGGAGACCGGCGTCGTACTCAACGCCGCCGCGACCAACGACACCCTCTACGCGTTGGTCGAGCGCCTGGTGATCCCGGGCGTGACCCGGCCGCACGAGCACTACGTCCACCGGGTCGTCCTGGAAGTGCCGACGGAGCCGGGGCGTGAGCACCGCTACGCCATCACCTACCGGGCCGACACATCGCAGGCGGAGTTCCACGTCGACGGCCGGCTCGCCTACTGGGCACGGCTTCCGGTACCGGTCGCTGGGTTCAACGCGGGCATGGGCCTGTTCTCCGCCCGTGATCTCTCCCGCTACGCACGCGCGGAGCGGGAGCACGGGCAGGGCGCGACCGGCCGGTGGGGTCCGTGGCAGATCACGACCGGCGTCAGATGA
- a CDS encoding SDR family NAD(P)-dependent oxidoreductase encodes MSDRAQVVVIGGTSGLGRHFAQSCAERGDEVVITGRTEDRTKAVAHEIGGRTRGLALDLTDPERIEAGLADVLRVDRLVLAAVNRDHNTVREYRPADATRLLTVKLTGYTAVLHALAARMPDDGAVVLLGGLASHRPYPGSTTVTTANGGISALVRTLAVELSPIRVNALHPSIVSDTPFWSDKPGAREAAATRALTRRPVTMQDCTEAISFLLENRSINGINLNIDGGDVLI; translated from the coding sequence ATGTCCGATCGCGCTCAAGTCGTCGTCATCGGCGGAACATCGGGGCTCGGGCGGCATTTCGCCCAGTCGTGCGCCGAACGAGGAGACGAGGTGGTCATCACCGGCCGTACGGAGGATCGGACCAAGGCCGTCGCGCACGAGATCGGCGGGCGGACCCGTGGACTCGCACTGGACCTGACCGACCCGGAACGGATCGAGGCCGGTCTCGCCGACGTGCTTCGTGTCGACCGCCTGGTGCTCGCGGCGGTGAATCGGGACCACAACACGGTGCGCGAGTACCGTCCGGCCGACGCGACGCGCCTGCTGACGGTGAAACTCACCGGCTACACCGCGGTGTTGCACGCCCTCGCCGCACGGATGCCGGACGACGGCGCGGTCGTCCTGCTCGGCGGCCTTGCCAGTCACCGGCCCTATCCCGGCTCCACGACCGTGACGACCGCCAACGGCGGCATCAGCGCGCTGGTCAGAACGCTCGCCGTGGAACTCTCGCCGATCCGGGTCAACGCCCTGCACCCGAGCATCGTCTCCGACACGCCGTTCTGGAGCGACAAGCCCGGCGCGCGCGAGGCCGCCGCGACGCGTGCGCTCACCAGGCGGCCGGTGACGATGCAGGACTGCACCGAGGCGATCAGCTTCCTGCTGGAGAACCGCTCGATCAACGGCATCAACCTGAACATCGACGGCGGCGACGTGCTCATCTGA
- a CDS encoding isochorismatase family protein gives MAMNPIAPYRMPGDGDLPSAAVPWRPHPDRAVVLVHDMQRYFLRPFPAGQSPLNELVANVAKLLATARAAGVPVIYTAQPGGMTPEDRGLLNDFWGPGMGTDEADRGIADDVAPEPDDTVLTKWRYSAFFRSDLEERLRRAGRDQLIVCGVYAHMGCLITACDAFSRDIQPFLVADALADLSLDDHLMALRYAADRCAVPLPVADVLAELESRPQT, from the coding sequence ATGGCCATGAACCCCATCGCGCCCTACCGCATGCCCGGCGACGGCGATCTGCCGAGCGCGGCGGTCCCCTGGCGCCCGCACCCGGACCGGGCCGTCGTGCTGGTCCACGACATGCAGCGGTACTTCCTGCGCCCGTTCCCGGCCGGACAGTCCCCGCTGAACGAGCTGGTGGCCAATGTCGCGAAGCTGCTCGCGACGGCGCGCGCGGCCGGCGTGCCGGTGATCTACACGGCACAGCCGGGCGGCATGACCCCCGAGGACCGCGGCCTGTTGAACGACTTCTGGGGTCCGGGCATGGGCACAGACGAGGCCGATCGGGGCATCGCCGACGACGTCGCGCCCGAGCCGGACGACACGGTGCTCACCAAGTGGCGCTACAGCGCGTTCTTCCGGAGCGATCTGGAGGAACGGCTGCGCCGGGCAGGACGGGACCAGCTGATCGTCTGCGGCGTCTACGCGCACATGGGGTGTCTGATCACCGCCTGTGACGCGTTCAGCCGCGACATCCAGCCGTTCCTGGTCGCGGACGCGCTGGCCGACCTGTCGCTCGACGACCACCTCATGGCGCTGCGCTACGCCGCGGACCGCTGCGCGGTCCCGTTGCCCGTCGCCGACGTGCTGGCCGAGCTGGAGAGCCGGCCGCAGACGTAA
- a CDS encoding 2,3-dihydro-2,3-dihydroxybenzoate dehydrogenase, whose protein sequence is MELTGIESEVALVTGAAQGIGAAVAGTLAGAGAHVAAVDRNGDALATVVTKLEAEGVSVRGYTVDVCDSQAVDALVRRVEEELGPIGILVNAAGVLHSGRVVDLPDRQWNETFSVNAGGVFHMSRAVARRMIGRRRGALVTVASNAAGVPRMEMAAYAASKAASAQFTRCLGLELADFGIRCNVVSPGSTDTPMLRSMLGEGADPRQAIEGSPAAYRVGIPLRKLAQPRDVADAVAYLVSDQAGHVTMHDLYVDGGAALHV, encoded by the coding sequence ATGGAACTGACCGGAATCGAGTCGGAGGTCGCCCTGGTCACCGGCGCGGCACAGGGCATCGGCGCCGCCGTGGCGGGCACGCTGGCGGGTGCGGGAGCGCATGTCGCGGCCGTGGACCGCAACGGCGATGCGCTCGCCACCGTCGTGACCAAGCTGGAAGCCGAGGGCGTCTCCGTACGGGGCTATACCGTCGACGTGTGCGACAGCCAGGCGGTGGACGCGCTCGTGCGGCGCGTCGAGGAAGAGCTGGGGCCCATCGGGATCCTCGTCAACGCCGCCGGCGTCCTGCACTCCGGCAGGGTGGTCGACCTGCCGGACCGGCAGTGGAACGAGACCTTCTCGGTCAACGCGGGGGGCGTGTTCCACATGTCCCGCGCGGTGGCCCGGCGGATGATCGGCCGCCGCCGGGGCGCGCTGGTGACCGTGGCGTCCAACGCCGCGGGCGTACCGCGCATGGAGATGGCCGCATACGCCGCGTCCAAGGCCGCGTCCGCCCAGTTCACGCGCTGCCTGGGCCTTGAGCTCGCAGACTTCGGCATCCGGTGCAACGTCGTCTCGCCCGGCTCGACCGACACCCCCATGCTGCGCTCGATGCTCGGCGAAGGGGCCGACCCGCGGCAGGCGATCGAGGGATCACCGGCCGCGTACCGCGTCGGCATTCCCCTGCGGAAGCTGGCCCAGCCGCGGGACGTGGCCGACGCGGTCGCGTACCTGGTGTCCGACCAGGCCGGTCACGTCACGATGCACGACCTGTACGTCGATGGCGGCGCGGCCCTGCACGTATGA